From the Micromonospora lupini genome, one window contains:
- a CDS encoding Crp/Fnr family transcriptional regulator: MEMRLPEPGDALTGVEMFAGLEPEVRQRVIAAAVPRTYRKGQLLFVENDPGESLIVLRRGAVAVFRTAPTGERAVLSVIRPPDVLGEVSLLDASTRSASAEAIEDCAALALSRGAFMELVHSNPRILDAVMRSLGGLIRRLTEQNADHVFLDLPGRVAKTLVRLAGESQAPMITIELNQSQLAEMAGGSRQSVNQAIGSFASRGWLRTEGRRIVVTDVAALRRRAGMNDR; the protein is encoded by the coding sequence GTGGAGATGCGCCTGCCGGAGCCGGGTGACGCGCTCACGGGTGTCGAGATGTTCGCCGGGCTGGAGCCCGAGGTGCGCCAGCGTGTCATCGCGGCCGCGGTGCCGCGGACGTACCGCAAGGGTCAGTTGCTCTTCGTGGAGAACGACCCGGGCGAGTCGCTGATCGTGCTGCGCCGCGGCGCGGTCGCCGTCTTCCGCACCGCGCCGACCGGCGAGCGGGCGGTGCTGTCGGTGATCCGTCCCCCGGACGTGCTCGGCGAGGTCTCCCTACTCGACGCCTCCACCAGGTCCGCGTCGGCCGAGGCCATCGAGGACTGCGCGGCGCTCGCCCTCTCCCGGGGCGCGTTCATGGAGCTGGTGCACTCCAACCCGCGCATCCTGGACGCGGTGATGCGCTCGCTGGGCGGCCTGATCCGTCGCCTCACCGAGCAGAACGCCGACCACGTCTTCCTCGACCTGCCTGGCCGGGTCGCCAAGACACTGGTCCGGCTGGCCGGCGAGAGCCAGGCCCCGATGATCACGATCGAGCTCAACCAGAGCCAGCTCGCCGAGATGGCGGGCGGTTCCCGTCAGAGCGTCAACCAGGCCATCGGCTCCTTCGCGAGTCGCGGCTGGCTGCGCACCGAGGGCCGCCGGATCGTGGTGACCGACGTGGCCGCGCTGCGCCGCCGCGCCGGCATGAACGACCGCTGA